A genomic region of Desulfomonile tiedjei contains the following coding sequences:
- a CDS encoding CoA-binding protein, which produces MLEKRPIKSLFLSPRSVVFVGVPRKSGPGALNPVDNLRNWGYQGRISIVHPHAKEIAGISVLSNVSRLNDEVDLAVISTPRETIPGIVRQCGAKGIRAVIVTNQGFAEADERGEELQREMLAAAGKFEMRILGPNTLGVSNAFNGFNSSFMPLPREEVPVGLVCQSGVFFVGVNHLVSGMGIGIDVGNACDLNIVDALEWLGEEQRIKVIALHAEEIPDGKRFLEVAERIGRRIPIVALKTGRSQEGARAAASHSGSLAADDRVVAAAFQKAGVIRIDETQDQLDLVRGFLRLPPIKGPRIAVVTLTGAGGIILLDSMERHGLESAKLSKGTIDAIQSLSPDWMGLTNPIDIWPAVMKHGMRKAYTTALRDALADPGVDGVLCFALALGDAEQKHLGAEEVIQQLSDKFAKPVVVWTYGPQREDAARRVEQHGRALAVPSLERGVRLLASMVRYENWKNNGTCLVP; this is translated from the coding sequence CGCCCCATCAAATCACTTTTTCTGTCTCCTCGGTCTGTGGTCTTTGTTGGTGTTCCGCGCAAAAGCGGTCCGGGCGCTTTGAATCCTGTAGATAATCTCAGGAACTGGGGTTACCAGGGACGGATCAGTATTGTTCATCCGCACGCAAAAGAAATAGCAGGCATTTCCGTTCTATCAAATGTTTCCCGCTTGAATGATGAAGTGGATCTGGCAGTAATTTCCACCCCGAGAGAAACCATTCCGGGCATCGTGAGACAATGTGGCGCGAAGGGCATCAGAGCTGTGATTGTCACCAATCAAGGTTTTGCTGAAGCTGATGAGCGGGGAGAGGAATTGCAGAGAGAAATGCTTGCGGCTGCCGGGAAGTTCGAGATGCGCATTCTAGGGCCGAATACACTCGGGGTCTCGAACGCATTCAACGGATTCAATTCCTCTTTCATGCCGCTGCCTCGGGAAGAGGTGCCTGTCGGACTCGTCTGCCAGTCCGGGGTTTTCTTTGTGGGTGTGAATCATCTTGTCAGCGGTATGGGCATCGGAATAGACGTTGGAAACGCGTGCGATTTGAACATCGTTGACGCTCTCGAATGGCTGGGAGAAGAGCAGCGAATAAAGGTCATTGCGCTGCATGCCGAGGAAATTCCTGATGGGAAACGTTTCCTCGAAGTTGCCGAAAGAATCGGACGCCGAATTCCCATAGTGGCCTTGAAGACGGGGAGGTCTCAAGAAGGGGCCAGGGCGGCTGCTTCGCACAGTGGTTCGCTGGCGGCTGATGACAGAGTAGTTGCTGCCGCTTTCCAAAAGGCCGGAGTGATTCGGATTGATGAGACTCAAGACCAGTTGGACCTAGTTCGAGGTTTCCTTCGGCTCCCTCCAATAAAAGGCCCCAGAATAGCCGTGGTCACCCTGACCGGCGCGGGTGGAATTATCCTCCTGGACTCCATGGAAAGACACGGCCTTGAATCGGCAAAGCTGTCCAAGGGGACCATTGACGCCATTCAGAGCTTATCACCTGATTGGATGGGGCTTACAAATCCGATAGACATCTGGCCCGCAGTGATGAAACATGGGATGCGCAAGGCCTATACCACAGCCCTACGAGACGCCTTGGCCGATCCCGGCGTTGACGGGGTGCTCTGCTTTGCGCTTGCACTTGGCGATGCGGAACAGAAGCATCTGGGCGCCGAAGAGGTGATCCAGCAATTGTCCGATAAGTTCGCCAAGCCGGTTGTAGTCTGGACCTACGGGCCACAGCGTGAGGACGCGGCGAGGAGGGTAGAGCAACATGGCCGAGCCCTGGCAGTGCCGAGCCTGGAAAGAGGCGTCAGATTGTTGGCTTCAATGGTCCGGTACGAAAACTGGAAAAACAATGGAACGTGCCTTGTCCCGTGA
- a CDS encoding (Fe-S)-binding protein has protein sequence MYELKYDEAVCEKCETVDCLTKCRYMALDLKSAKEERLRLIRGEDSRVLRDCITCYACEEYCPHGNHPFYLLVDRQEQSGAWPVPIPLTKQQIKMMAPKGRIVPEKVHAPVLNMCYFPMLKGCIQGKLFDGVSTMVGSDIFCNIMWLHFAKNSTIRERLPQMIANIWQYYLKDSDTNELICYHDECYGTYTQLAPAFGIDVPFKSIHLFEFLTKRLDELKDQIRPLAMKAAYQRPCSNRLVPETQHWVDEIFKRVGVERVEREYDRENALCCGGVLRLQQREELADDLVKRNIDDMLAAGANICVFNCPACFFTMGQTVAERGLMPILMSDLCRAALGEKWTGVF, from the coding sequence TTGTATGAACTGAAATACGATGAGGCTGTTTGCGAGAAGTGCGAAACCGTGGACTGTCTGACGAAGTGCCGGTACATGGCGCTCGATTTGAAATCGGCCAAGGAAGAGAGGCTGCGGCTGATTCGAGGCGAGGACAGCAGGGTCCTCAGGGACTGCATAACCTGTTATGCATGTGAGGAATACTGCCCCCACGGCAATCATCCTTTCTACCTGCTCGTGGACCGTCAAGAGCAATCCGGAGCTTGGCCGGTTCCCATCCCGTTGACCAAGCAACAGATCAAAATGATGGCTCCGAAGGGGAGAATAGTACCGGAGAAGGTTCACGCTCCGGTTTTGAACATGTGCTACTTTCCCATGCTCAAGGGATGCATCCAAGGGAAGCTTTTCGATGGTGTCTCCACAATGGTCGGCAGCGACATCTTCTGCAACATAATGTGGCTGCATTTTGCCAAGAACTCGACTATTCGAGAGCGCCTGCCTCAAATGATCGCCAACATCTGGCAATATTATCTGAAAGACAGCGACACCAATGAATTGATCTGCTATCACGACGAGTGCTACGGCACATACACGCAACTCGCGCCTGCATTCGGCATTGACGTGCCGTTCAAATCGATTCATCTGTTCGAGTTTCTTACAAAGAGGCTGGACGAGTTAAAGGACCAGATCCGGCCTCTGGCCATGAAGGCCGCTTATCAGAGGCCATGTTCCAACAGGCTTGTCCCGGAGACTCAGCACTGGGTGGACGAGATTTTCAAGCGTGTCGGTGTTGAGAGGGTCGAACGTGAATACGACCGGGAGAACGCTCTCTGCTGCGGAGGAGTGCTCAGGCTTCAACAGCGGGAGGAACTGGCCGATGATCTGGTCAAAAGAAATATCGACGACATGTTGGCTGCCGGAGCAAATATTTGTGTGTTCAACTGTCCTGCTTGCTTTTTCACGATGGGTCAGACCGTCGCGGAACGTGGGCTGATGCCCATACTCATGAGCGACCTATGCCGCGCGGCCCTTGGTGAAAAATGGACAGGGGTGTTCTGA
- a CDS encoding FAD-binding oxidoreductase — translation MEEIYKELVAIVGERYVSNQPEEKFIYSRDPGTMEPSEPDFAVMPASTEEVRELMLLANRKKIPVVPMGGGLVLSGLSRPLKGGIVVDMKRMNHVLEVNEKSRYAIVEAGTSQGMLQAYLKKHHPSLKHSVPDAPPIATVGGNVLIHGSGHLSHAAGFHSEMLNGIEAVLPTGEIVRVGSCSTSPYWFSRAPLPDLAGLFLGWAGTTGIATKLAIKLFPNRALNDVAIFVVEDAELAPDIIHRITGVGLAEDVTAWMAPKPDWAEGFIHVNINYSADSKDELAWKKNLLRSPLKKYMDAKTGGFMMLPPPMKKPFLEAPASQLTRFADVRKGGGFEYVGAIMPVELFPKAHQAGLDIAARCGTTYSTGARILGMGHCMMFFYAYPFNRADAADVKRAQTALEETNRAALDMGGIPWKAEAPAQKHIIKRMDKHTFELMNRIRGILDPNGIMNPGNWEAD, via the coding sequence ATGGAAGAGATCTACAAAGAACTCGTGGCAATCGTAGGGGAACGGTACGTTTCAAATCAGCCTGAAGAGAAGTTCATCTATTCCAGAGACCCTGGGACAATGGAGCCGTCCGAACCGGATTTCGCGGTCATGCCGGCTAGCACGGAAGAGGTTCGGGAGCTAATGCTCCTGGCCAACCGCAAGAAAATTCCAGTCGTGCCAATGGGCGGAGGTCTTGTTCTTTCGGGCCTTTCCCGGCCTTTGAAGGGCGGGATCGTCGTTGACATGAAAAGGATGAACCACGTCCTTGAGGTCAACGAGAAGAGTCGGTACGCAATCGTCGAGGCCGGAACATCTCAGGGCATGCTCCAGGCATACTTGAAGAAACATCATCCGAGCCTCAAGCATTCTGTGCCGGACGCACCGCCCATTGCCACCGTTGGCGGAAACGTGCTCATTCACGGCTCGGGGCATCTGTCCCACGCGGCCGGTTTTCACTCGGAAATGCTCAACGGAATTGAAGCCGTCCTACCCACGGGAGAAATTGTCCGGGTAGGCTCGTGCTCCACGAGCCCTTACTGGTTTTCGCGAGCTCCACTCCCGGACCTGGCTGGGCTGTTCCTGGGTTGGGCAGGGACAACGGGGATTGCGACCAAACTTGCAATAAAGCTCTTTCCCAACCGAGCTTTGAATGATGTTGCTATTTTTGTGGTCGAAGATGCTGAACTGGCCCCGGATATAATCCATCGGATTACAGGCGTGGGCCTTGCCGAGGACGTGACCGCTTGGATGGCGCCCAAGCCGGACTGGGCTGAAGGTTTTATTCATGTGAACATCAACTACTCTGCGGATAGTAAAGATGAACTCGCCTGGAAGAAGAACCTTCTTCGCTCTCCCCTTAAGAAATATATGGACGCGAAGACCGGAGGCTTCATGATGCTTCCGCCGCCGATGAAGAAGCCCTTTCTTGAAGCGCCGGCGTCTCAACTTACCCGCTTCGCGGACGTCAGAAAAGGAGGGGGATTCGAGTATGTTGGGGCTATCATGCCTGTTGAGCTTTTTCCGAAAGCCCATCAAGCGGGCCTGGACATCGCCGCACGATGTGGAACAACGTATTCCACGGGCGCCAGGATTTTGGGCATGGGTCACTGCATGATGTTCTTTTATGCTTATCCTTTCAACCGAGCTGACGCCGCGGATGTAAAGCGAGCCCAGACGGCCCTGGAAGAAACGAACCGAGCTGCACTCGATATGGGAGGAATTCCTTGGAAAGCGGAAGCTCCAGCCCAGAAACATATCATCAAGAGGATGGACAAGCACACCTTTGAACTCATGAACCGCATTCGAGGAATCCTGGATCCCAATGGAATCATGAACCCCGGCAACTGGGAGGCGGACTGA
- a CDS encoding (Fe-S)-binding protein yields MEHSEILHRCFRCGYCKLPSSYADLNCPSYLNFRFETYSPGGRMWLLRAWLDGEIKTSPRFAEILYSCATCANCVEQCVFPKFKDDILNAFIAGREELVATGAVPPAVRDYFKSIHLYGNPYKMPEADRGKWADGLGLEPYSRHEYLFYVGCVGSFDERGQRMARSVAGLLKNMGISFGILGAEEFCDGNDVKAMGEMGLFDHIAQKNIRKYQDLGVQKIVTLSPHAYHAFRNEYPELGGNFDVCHYSQLLAPLIKKARFKKSESPIRVTLHDPCYLGRHNKEYRAPRKILAAVPGVQLKEMDRAEKDALCCGGGGGNLFTEMLGGGPDSPARVRAREAAATGAQVLAVACPGCSRMLDDAVKAEALQDDLEVMDLAEFVNRRLAVD; encoded by the coding sequence ATGGAACACTCTGAAATTCTCCACAGATGCTTTCGGTGCGGATATTGCAAATTACCGAGCAGTTACGCGGACCTGAACTGTCCATCCTACTTGAACTTCCGCTTCGAGACCTATTCGCCGGGAGGACGTATGTGGCTCCTGCGCGCGTGGCTGGACGGAGAAATCAAGACTAGTCCGCGATTTGCCGAAATCCTCTATTCGTGTGCTACGTGCGCAAACTGTGTTGAACAGTGTGTGTTTCCCAAATTCAAAGACGACATCTTGAACGCTTTTATCGCAGGTCGAGAAGAACTTGTTGCGACAGGGGCTGTGCCTCCGGCTGTCAGAGACTACTTCAAGAGCATCCATTTGTACGGCAATCCTTACAAGATGCCCGAGGCCGACCGTGGAAAATGGGCCGACGGTCTTGGCCTGGAGCCGTATTCACGGCACGAGTATTTGTTCTATGTCGGGTGCGTCGGGTCTTTCGACGAACGCGGCCAACGCATGGCTCGGTCCGTTGCCGGCCTCTTGAAAAACATGGGGATATCATTCGGGATATTAGGCGCTGAAGAGTTTTGCGACGGCAATGATGTCAAAGCCATGGGAGAAATGGGGTTGTTTGACCACATCGCGCAAAAGAACATCCGCAAGTATCAAGATCTGGGGGTCCAGAAGATCGTCACCCTTTCTCCGCATGCCTATCATGCCTTCAGGAACGAATACCCGGAACTTGGCGGCAATTTTGACGTGTGCCACTATAGCCAACTCCTGGCGCCATTGATCAAAAAGGCGCGGTTCAAGAAATCTGAAAGCCCGATAAGAGTCACTCTCCACGACCCCTGTTACCTGGGAAGACACAACAAGGAATACAGAGCCCCCAGAAAGATTCTGGCGGCAGTCCCCGGCGTGCAGTTGAAAGAAATGGACCGGGCCGAAAAAGATGCCCTCTGCTGCGGTGGAGGAGGCGGCAACCTGTTTACTGAAATGTTGGGTGGAGGTCCTGACAGTCCGGCACGAGTACGAGCCCGGGAAGCTGCCGCGACGGGCGCTCAGGTCTTGGCCGTGGCTTGTCCGGGATGCTCGAGGATGCTCGACGACGCGGTCAAGGCGGAGGCCTTGCAGGATGATCTCGAAGTAATGGACCTGGCTGAGTTCGTAAACAGACGGCTCGCTGTTGATTGA
- a CDS encoding AAA family ATPase encodes MPGKIISIINFKGGVGKTTLAANFGSCLAQEYAKKVLLADLDPQCNASIWLLGEPRWKLINNQAALNETTRSLFNKHFRLRFCLRPYLDHESDNWLPLFHLLPASFHLITLEDRIFKREGMRRLRDSYQQCDEWRYLEKYRDRLKGLFDYTILDCPPNLYNVAKNALFAADYVIIPCTPDSLSTVGLRLLIHELEEAIRRRLKYETALRLPTILGVALTRYRATVGDHQAGVDSIVSTVSQLRTSGSMVVDSQTAVFTSQPLREYIAHSETVQHSQPLCLYDAKCKAYGDVKALTQALVEALGAREIPA; translated from the coding sequence ATGCCGGGAAAGATTATCAGCATAATCAACTTCAAAGGTGGGGTGGGTAAGACGACCCTTGCCGCAAATTTCGGCTCGTGTCTCGCACAAGAGTACGCCAAGAAGGTGCTTCTCGCTGACCTAGATCCGCAGTGCAATGCGTCAATCTGGCTGCTCGGCGAGCCTCGATGGAAGCTTATCAACAATCAAGCGGCCCTGAATGAGACCACGCGTAGCTTGTTCAACAAGCATTTCAGACTACGCTTCTGCCTCCGGCCGTATCTCGATCATGAATCGGACAACTGGCTCCCGCTGTTCCACCTTCTTCCTGCAAGCTTTCATCTGATTACTCTGGAGGACAGGATCTTCAAAAGGGAGGGTATGCGCCGGCTTCGTGATTCATATCAGCAATGTGATGAGTGGAGGTATCTTGAAAAATACCGTGACCGGCTGAAGGGTCTCTTTGATTACACGATTCTCGATTGTCCGCCCAACCTATATAATGTCGCCAAGAATGCCCTTTTTGCGGCAGACTATGTGATCATTCCTTGCACTCCGGATTCCCTGTCAACTGTTGGTCTTAGGCTGCTCATCCACGAACTCGAAGAAGCGATCAGGCGACGCCTGAAGTATGAAACGGCGCTGCGGTTACCAACCATTCTTGGAGTTGCACTCACCCGGTACAGAGCCACTGTCGGAGACCATCAGGCTGGGGTAGACAGCATCGTTTCCACAGTTTCGCAGCTGCGGACCAGTGGGAGCATGGTTGTGGACAGTCAGACGGCAGTATTCACCAGCCAACCATTGCGAGAATACATCGCGCACTCAGAGACAGTCCAGCACTCACAACCGCTCTGCCTCTATGATGCCAAATGTAAGGCTTATGGTGATGTCAAAGCTTTGACGCAAGCCCTAGTTGAGGCGCTTGGGGCGCGGGAGATACCAGCATGA
- a CDS encoding PAS domain S-box protein produces the protein MEQALKPLENWPPNPGTFHDRLVELRSAQIRQLYSVSVPGMVGAQITALALTIALWDVVSPRRLLAWLAVYFSIQIVRFRLVRRFQRSSPSPADTIPWGVRFARIIFVYGLSWGMAGIFLFPDNSIPHQLLLTFFMAGVGAAALAAYSPLKACYLPTICAECIPVALRCFYEFDFIHLVVGILMLVYCAGLVLAGDRVRKKNEESLRLGFEKNDLLLSVMEKQQEAAKLNEELLSEIQERNRAQQAFTESEARYRELAELLPQLIFELDLNGNFTFVNRAGLDMMGRSARDLAGGLAPSEIWAPEDWDRAHREFGGVFAGMKMAAVEYNLKTVQGVDVPVIVYANPFTRHGKIVGVRGVGVDVSELKATQNRLISSLEEKEVLMREIHHRVKNNLQVVCSLLRVQRRTLDDGQFASILKESENRIVTMASAYEKLYQSPNISELNAADYLGSLVRHVHSSYETAATGIEMRTKFEDLTLTVDSAISLGLIATELVSNCLKHAFPHRPSGRIEILLHSLNDGQVELKVCDSGIGFSEKMAESEYDSLGLRLVRIFAQQLRGELKIANDGGTTVSVRFHRADAKQNQESDNAYKDTHSVG, from the coding sequence ATGGAACAAGCGTTGAAGCCGCTCGAAAACTGGCCCCCAAACCCCGGCACCTTCCATGACCGGCTCGTCGAACTACGCTCCGCACAAATCCGGCAGCTTTATTCCGTGTCCGTACCCGGAATGGTTGGGGCGCAGATCACTGCGCTCGCGTTGACCATCGCCCTGTGGGACGTCGTCTCCCCGCGGCGCTTGCTGGCCTGGCTGGCAGTCTATTTCAGCATTCAGATAGTGCGATTTCGTCTGGTGCGACGATTCCAAAGGTCTTCGCCCTCCCCTGCAGACACCATTCCTTGGGGCGTCCGCTTCGCGAGGATAATCTTCGTATACGGTCTCAGTTGGGGAATGGCAGGCATTTTTCTATTTCCGGACAATTCCATTCCGCATCAGCTTCTTCTGACCTTTTTTATGGCTGGGGTCGGCGCGGCGGCTCTCGCGGCATATTCACCACTGAAGGCCTGCTACCTTCCCACCATTTGTGCAGAGTGCATTCCTGTGGCTCTGAGATGCTTTTACGAATTCGATTTCATACACTTGGTAGTCGGGATTCTGATGTTGGTGTACTGTGCCGGACTTGTTCTTGCCGGTGATCGCGTTCGCAAGAAGAACGAGGAGTCCTTGAGACTAGGATTCGAGAAAAACGATCTGCTGCTATCAGTTATGGAAAAGCAACAAGAGGCCGCCAAGCTTAACGAAGAACTTCTATCGGAAATTCAAGAACGGAATAGAGCACAACAGGCTTTTACGGAGAGCGAAGCCAGGTACCGAGAATTGGCCGAATTGCTGCCCCAGTTGATATTCGAACTCGACTTGAACGGCAATTTCACGTTTGTTAATCGCGCCGGTCTCGACATGATGGGTCGCTCTGCGCGCGACCTCGCCGGCGGATTGGCCCCTTCGGAGATCTGGGCCCCGGAGGATTGGGACCGGGCCCATCGGGAATTCGGAGGCGTTTTCGCGGGAATGAAAATGGCAGCAGTGGAGTACAACCTGAAAACGGTTCAGGGTGTTGATGTGCCTGTCATTGTTTATGCAAACCCGTTCACACGGCACGGCAAAATAGTCGGAGTTCGCGGTGTGGGCGTCGATGTGTCGGAGCTGAAAGCCACTCAGAATCGATTGATCTCTTCCTTGGAGGAGAAAGAAGTCCTAATGCGCGAAATTCACCACCGCGTAAAAAATAACCTTCAGGTGGTTTGCAGTCTACTTCGAGTGCAGCGAAGGACCCTCGACGATGGGCAGTTTGCTTCCATACTGAAAGAGTCGGAAAACCGAATAGTAACTATGGCCTCCGCTTACGAAAAGCTTTACCAGTCTCCAAATATCTCTGAGCTTAACGCCGCGGACTATCTGGGCTCGCTTGTGAGGCACGTTCACAGTTCGTACGAAACCGCGGCAACAGGGATAGAGATGAGGACGAAATTTGAAGACCTTACGCTTACCGTGGATTCTGCAATTTCTCTGGGATTAATAGCCACGGAGCTGGTTTCCAATTGCTTGAAACACGCATTTCCTCACCGTCCTAGCGGAAGGATTGAAATACTGCTTCATTCTCTGAATGATGGTCAGGTTGAGCTGAAGGTCTGTGACAGCGGCATAGGGTTTTCAGAAAAAATGGCCGAGTCCGAATACGATTCCTTGGGGCTACGTCTGGTGAGAATTTTTGCCCAACAACTCCGCGGCGAACTTAAGATTGCCAATGATGGAGGCACAACAGTGTCTGTGCGATTTCACAGGGCTGACGCTAAACAAAACCAGGAGTCTGACAATGCGTACAAAGACACGCATTCTGTCGGTTGA
- a CDS encoding DoxX family membrane protein: MKYLTLTARLIIGGLFIYASVYKILDPLDFAVSIRNYGLLPQEWSNAVALTLPWIEMLAGIFLIIGFQTKPSALLTTGMLAVFLGALVYAFSIGLDIDCGCFSSAAASPGRVSMYHILRDTALFAVSLFILVADSAELGISGLFSYFRGRKDLKTV; encoded by the coding sequence GTGAAGTACCTGACATTGACCGCGAGACTCATCATCGGCGGCCTGTTCATCTATGCCAGTGTGTACAAGATTCTTGATCCACTGGATTTCGCGGTGTCAATCAGGAACTACGGCCTATTACCACAGGAATGGAGCAATGCAGTTGCCCTGACGCTCCCGTGGATTGAGATGCTGGCCGGTATCTTTCTCATCATCGGTTTTCAGACGAAACCCTCTGCTTTGTTGACCACAGGTATGCTGGCCGTCTTTCTGGGGGCCCTTGTTTATGCCTTTTCCATCGGGTTGGACATAGACTGCGGATGTTTCAGCTCCGCGGCGGCGTCTCCAGGCCGGGTAAGCATGTACCATATTCTGCGTGACACAGCCCTTTTTGCAGTATCCTTATTTATTCTCGTGGCAGACAGCGCGGAGCTTGGGATTTCTGGTTTGTTTTCATATTTCCGGGGCCGTAAAGACCTAAAAACGGTTTGA
- a CDS encoding ankyrin repeat domain-containing protein gives MKIGYKLAIILPFMVTGVLFFAVFAGHRSESSASLVQAATSGNIDKLRQVLDRGAHVDSVDREGNTALNRASLMGHEDAAKLLLQNGANVDATSKFAKTALMAAASKGHLSVVSLLLDNHADVNARDKYDQTALVCASVRGHSPTVRLLLERGADVNVKTRKGFTALSLASDQGYKDIVEEILERRPILTVCDRQERDSKYR, from the coding sequence TTGAAGATAGGTTATAAGCTAGCAATTATATTGCCCTTTATGGTAACAGGCGTTCTTTTTTTTGCGGTATTTGCCGGTCATCGAAGTGAGTCGTCGGCAAGCCTTGTGCAAGCGGCAACATCGGGCAACATTGACAAGTTGAGACAAGTCCTGGACCGAGGGGCGCATGTGGATTCCGTCGACCGGGAAGGAAACACGGCCCTTAACCGTGCCTCGCTTATGGGCCATGAAGACGCGGCGAAATTGCTCTTGCAGAACGGAGCGAACGTCGACGCGACGAGTAAGTTCGCCAAGACTGCTTTGATGGCCGCGGCGTCAAAGGGTCACCTCTCGGTGGTTTCTCTGCTTCTCGACAATCACGCGGACGTCAATGCCAGGGACAAATACGATCAGACTGCTTTAGTGTGCGCGTCTGTGCGGGGCCATAGTCCGACGGTCCGCCTGCTCCTTGAAAGAGGAGCTGATGTCAATGTAAAAACCAGAAAGGGTTTTACCGCGTTGAGTCTGGCTTCCGACCAGGGCTATAAAGACATAGTCGAAGAGATTCTGGAGAGAAGGCCGATTTTGACCGTCTGTGACAGGCAAGAGCGTGACTCAAAATACAGGTAG
- a CDS encoding AMIN domain-containing protein, whose amino-acid sequence MTNLSRRTVTMFACILLAAFWSEAPAANPANVTGVQVSPDFRQIMIKGDGPLGKHTAFVINQPYRLVVDFDDAGIGREVPARTKIGGDLINEIRLGKVNSRIRVVADFGENPVPAFKVHRQGNLVVVALDNRTASIPRTGTGSTPAPVALRVSQKAETVARSTKAPSPPKVEKPSGMAIKTSGVKDGLIFVELADRGDPKRVYRLSIDLDSAASRIQHATLSDNSGNVQRFAPGADKPIPGGQEEKAKSAAGPRREGLSQTTDATKRIKYHWGLPSVEPKEPYDQQVSSRSPFQVGDRSVETRVSAR is encoded by the coding sequence ATGACCAACTTATCGCGACGGACCGTCACCATGTTTGCCTGCATACTGCTGGCTGCGTTTTGGAGCGAGGCCCCGGCCGCGAACCCCGCGAATGTTACAGGCGTGCAGGTGTCACCCGACTTCAGGCAAATAATGATCAAAGGTGACGGGCCACTTGGGAAGCACACAGCATTTGTCATTAATCAGCCTTACAGACTTGTAGTGGATTTCGACGACGCTGGAATTGGCCGCGAAGTCCCGGCCAGGACCAAAATCGGCGGAGATCTCATAAATGAGATACGCCTTGGAAAGGTCAATTCACGCATCCGAGTGGTTGCGGATTTCGGTGAAAACCCGGTTCCAGCCTTCAAGGTCCACCGTCAGGGCAACCTCGTGGTAGTTGCCCTGGACAACCGAACGGCTTCCATTCCTCGCACGGGAACGGGGTCTACGCCGGCACCTGTTGCATTAAGAGTTTCCCAAAAGGCCGAGACAGTAGCTCGCTCCACCAAAGCACCCTCGCCTCCAAAGGTTGAGAAGCCCTCAGGGATGGCGATCAAGACATCAGGGGTCAAAGACGGCCTAATCTTCGTTGAACTGGCGGATCGGGGCGACCCCAAACGCGTTTACCGCCTCTCCATAGACCTGGACTCGGCCGCGAGCCGAATCCAGCATGCCACCTTAAGTGACAATTCCGGCAACGTTCAACGGTTTGCACCTGGGGCTGACAAGCCGATACCAGGCGGGCAGGAAGAAAAGGCCAAAAGTGCCGCGGGACCGCGTCGGGAAGGATTGTCCCAAACCACTGACGCCACGAAGAGGATCAAATACCACTGGGGCCTGCCCAGTGTTGAGCCAAAAGAGCCTTACGATCAGCAAGTAAGCTCGCGAAGCCCCTTCCAGGTCGGCGATCGGTCGGTGGAGACCCGCGTCTCAGCCCGATGA
- a CDS encoding class II SORL domain-containing protein produces the protein MGKVGELYQTADWKTEKHVPVIECPDEVTADTMFDVTVSLGKEVAHPNTTEHHIRWIQLFFKPDGDKFAYQIGNYEFTAHGESVEGPNTGPVYTNHSVVTKLKIKKSGELFATSLCNIHGLWENAKAIKVK, from the coding sequence ATGGGTAAGGTTGGCGAATTGTACCAGACCGCGGATTGGAAAACCGAGAAGCACGTGCCGGTCATCGAGTGTCCTGATGAAGTCACAGCGGACACAATGTTTGACGTGACTGTCTCCTTGGGCAAGGAAGTGGCCCATCCAAACACTACCGAGCACCACATAAGGTGGATTCAGCTATTCTTCAAGCCGGACGGCGACAAATTTGCTTATCAGATCGGAAATTACGAGTTCACCGCGCACGGCGAGTCTGTAGAAGGCCCCAACACAGGGCCTGTGTACACGAATCATTCGGTGGTTACCAAACTCAAGATCAAGAAATCAGGTGAGCTGTTTGCCACTTCTCTATGTAATATTCACGGGCTCTGGGAGAACGCCAAGGCGATCAAGGTGAAGTAG